One Myripristis murdjan chromosome 17, fMyrMur1.1, whole genome shotgun sequence DNA segment encodes these proteins:
- the cyp7a1 gene encoding cytochrome P450 7A1 has translation MIMSVALIWAVVVGFCCLLWLAVGIRRRQPGEPAVENGFIPYLGCALQFGANPLQFLRSRQRKYGHIFTCKIAGKYIHFLCDPFSYHAVIRQGRHLDWRKFHFATSVKAFGHDSFDPRHGHTTENLHQTFLKTLQGEALPSLIETMMGHLQDVMLRSDTLSPSTDRWEVDGIFAFCYKVMFESGYLTLFGKELGEDKSQARQAAQKALVLNALENFKEFDKIFPALVAGLPIHVFKSAYSARENLAKTMHAEKLSRRQNVSDLIAMRMLLNDSLSTFNDLSKARTHVALLWASQANTLPATFWSLFYMIRSPDAMKAARAEVQKVLESSGQTADPSDPRLTLTREQLDNMPVLDSIIKEAMRLSSASMNVRVAKEDFLLHLDNQEAYHIRKDDVIALYPPMLHYDPEIYEDPYEYKFDRFLDENGQEKATFFRGGRRLRYFYMPFGSGVTKCPGRFFAIHEIKQFLTLVLVYFDMELLDSAVKVPPLDQSRAGLGILQPSYDVDFRYKLQSRQ, from the exons atgataatGAGTGTTGCACTGATCTGGGCAGTTGTGGTGGGATTCTGCTGTCTTCTGTGGCTCGCTGTGGGAATACGACGCAG GCAACCTGGTGAGCCTGCAGTTGAAAATGGCTTCATCCCCTACCTTGGCTGTGCACTGCAGTTCGGGGCCAACCCTCTGCAGTTCCTCCGCAGCCGCCAGAGAAAGTACGGCCATATCTTCACCTGCAAAATTGCTGGCaagtacatccacttcctgtgcGACCCCTTTTCCTACCATGCTGTCATCCGACAGGGCAGACACCTGGACTGGAGGAAATTCCACTTCGCTACATCTGTCAAA GCATTCGGCCATGACAGTTTCGATCCTCGCCACGGCCACACCACGGAGAACCTCCACCAGACCTTTCTGAAGACGCTGCAGGGTGAGGCTCTGCCCTCCCTGATAGAGACCATGATGGGCCACCTCCAGGACGTCATGCTGAGGTCGGACACGCTCAGCCCCAGCACTGACCGCTGGGAGGTGGACGGCATCTTCGCCTTCTGCTACAAG GTGATGTTTGAGTCTGGCTACCTGACTCTGTTCGGTAAGGAGCTTGGAGAAGATAAGTCCCAGGCTCGGCAGGCAGCTCAGAAGGCCTTGGTACTCAACGCTCTGGAGAACTTCAAGGAGTTTGACAAAATCTTCCCAGCACTGGTGGCTGGCCTGCCCATCCACGTCTTTAAGAGCGCCTACAGTGCCAGAGAG AACCTAGCTAAGACCATGCATGCTGAGAAACTGTCCAGGAGGCAGAACGTCTCTGACCTGATCGCTATGAGGATGCTGCTGAATGACTCCTTATCTACCTTCAATGACCTGAGCAAGGCCAGGACCCATGTTGCTCTGCTCTGGGCTTCCCAGGCCAACACCCTACCGGCTACCTTCTGGAGCCTGTTTTACATGATCAG GAGTCCAGATGCTATGAAAGCAGCCCGTGCAGAAGTGCAGAAAGTTCTGGAGAGTTCGGGCCAGACGGCTGACCCCAGTGATCCCAGACTGACTCTAACTAGGGAACAGCTGGACAACATGCCTGTTCTAG ATAGCATCATAAAAGAAGCAATGCGTCTCTCCAGTGCCTCCATGAATGTGCGCGTTGCCAAAGAGGACTTCCTGCTTCACCTTGACAACCAGGAAGCTTATCATATAAGGAAGGATGATGTCATTGCTCTGTATCCACCCATGCTGCACTACGATCCTGAGATCTATGAGGACCCCTAT GAGTACAAGTTTGACCGATTCTTGGATGAAAATGGCCAGGAGAAAGCCACCTTTTTCCGCGGCGGCCGTCGGCTCCGCTACTTCTACATGCCCTTTGGTTCTGGCGTCACAAAATGCCCTGGCAGGTTTTTTGCCATCCACGAGATCAAGCAGTTCCTGACTTTGGTGCTTGTTTACTTTGACATGGAGCTATTGGACTCTGCCGTCAAGGTCCCACCCCTTGACCAATCCCGTGCTGGCCTGGGAATCCTCCAGCCAAGCTATGATGTGGATTTCAGGTACAAGCTGCAATCGAGGCAGTAG